The nucleotide sequence TGCCATTCCCAGGACGGGACGCGGAGCCAGCCCTCCGCGGTGGGCCGGACCAGCAGCCCGGGAGGTGCGACGGTACCGGCGCCGGGGGCGGGCGTTCCGTGCCGGTACATCAGGTAGCGGAAACCCCGCCGCGCCTCGATGACGGTGACCTTCTGCTCCAAAATGGTGGGTACAAGGGAATCAACCATCCGCCCGGTGGACGGCAGCCGGACTTCCGGGTTCCGGCGTCGGGCTTCGCGGACCATGCGGGGGAGCGTGGCGGCGAAGGAAGGCTCGTCGAATGCGGACCAGTCGTCGCCGGCACCGAGCAGCCGGGGAAGAGCTGCGAGGGCAGCACCGGAACCTGGACCCCAGGCCTGGGCATCGATGCAGGGGCCGCCGTCCGGCGCAGATCCGGCCCGGTCAGTCGGAGATCCGGCCCGGTCATCTGCCACGGTGAGGCGCAGTGTCACCGGGCCATCCGGCGTCGTAAACGCCATCCACAGCCCGTCCGGCCGCGAGGAGAAGGAGGGGTCACCGTTGCCGCGCATCAGGATTCCGAGGGTGCGGCGCAGGTCATACGGGCCGCCCGGATGCCACCTCAGGGACGCGTCCGCCGCGGCGGCAAGCCGGGCGGGGGCGTCAGCAATGGTCATGCATTCATCGTCCCACGCCGGACTGACAAAGCTGCCGCCCGTCCCGCCGGGAGGGTTTCCACCAGGCCCTTAACCGGGGATGGTGCCCGGACTACAATCCCCAGTGTGGCGCGGGTG is from Arthrobacter sp. QXT-31 and encodes:
- a CDS encoding DNA-3-methyladenine glycosylase family protein; the encoded protein is MTIADAPARLAAAADASLRWHPGGPYDLRRTLGILMRGNGDPSFSSRPDGLWMAFTTPDGPVTLRLTVADDRAGSPTDRAGSAPDGGPCIDAQAWGPGSGAALAALPRLLGAGDDWSAFDEPSFAATLPRMVREARRRNPEVRLPSTGRMVDSLVPTILEQKVTVIEARRGFRYLMYRHGTPAPGAGTVAPPGLLVRPTAEGWLRVPSWEWHRAGVGPQRSATVMRALRSAVALERLAALPAAEAAAKMQTIPGIGVWTAAEVVQRTHGCPDSIAVGDYHLAAYVGAALTGRRTDDAGMLALLEPWAGHRQRVVRMLGLSGFRKPTFGPRMTIQDHRAH